TTAATAGCtgatgaaaaaaagaaaaaaaattagctACATAAAATCTCGttgcttattttatttattaatttttttcaccaTTTAGCGATAAATATTAAAAGcttcaaaattaaattcttttaaattttaataacaaaaaatcATAAGTgtcgtttaatttttttatatgaaaatcaaACGTCAAACTTTGCATCAAActtttttaatctaattaaagagATTATGAAGCAGGCAGACAACATTGCTAGCAATACCTTAATATAGGGTAGAAATATATTCTTATACATATagaaattcatatatatatgtaattatattttctaGACAAGTTGTATCTCGTTCTGCCAACATTCTCGCTAATGGATAAGGTAAGGAGTGATTAAGGGCAGTAATTaagttaatatataattaattgtaaTGTTTAGGCAAGTAATAATCTGTAGGAACATCAGGGTGATGCCTATCAACACCATCAACATTCCTGAGCCAAGAAGTCTGATCAAACAAAGCTGCACCTTCTGGTACGTCTTCCATCACCCTTTCATGGCCTTTTGGCATGTATATTCCAGTCCGAGGATGAGGTATCCAACACGATTGATCCTTTGTTTTTGCTTCATCTATAGAGTTTCTTGATTCTTCTGCTGGAAGACGATGATGATAATAATGCCGTCCTATTGTTAGAAGAATAGTGGCATGGTGTTGAATGCGCCTAGCTTCCCTACACGATGTAACATAATTAACTAATTCAAGTTGAAAAGGATTAAACAGAagtaaataaaaagtttattatttaatttatattacgataaaattcattaattgattaaaaatacAGTAAAAcgttgttttaaaaaatttattaattcgtaacataaaaaattaataacatcTTGAaacagataaaaattataacatgaatgaaatatattataattaaataattttcttaaataattcATTATTAAACTCTATCAAACTATAAATATATAGTTCAAATGAAGAGCATATTACCTAAGAATTAGCTTGTTTGTTTTTGCAATTCCAGGCTTAGCCATGCAGCAGCTAGTCGCAGATATATCAAATTCAAAGTTGACGACGACGATGATCGATGATCACTTGCAAGCTTGGGAGGTTCTCTCTGTCCTCTATTTATAGCGACCTCCTACACCCTTTATTTATTGAATAGTGACGGTatgttcttttaatttttatttaaaaatttaacctttatgaaaaggaaaaaaaaaaaaaaattctatctcATGTcccaatttttaaaaagttaatggTGATATTAGCTCTTCAATTTGGTAAAAGTAAGGTGGTGAATTGATGTATTCGATgttcttaaattaatttaatgtatttttatcaaatttttagtttgtaataatttttaaaattttcattttttaaaaaataataccatatataattttattagaattaatttgaattttttattaaaagttcTTACATGCTGAATGAAAAATTAGCTAATTAAAGCTCAGATTTGATGCATAAAGATATATTAAATACTACAATGCTTTAGTTttataaagttaaaattttatagtttaaaatataaatataatttattacttttatttcaaataaataactttttaaatggatacctaatattaatttttatgcaaagtgtatatttatatatgtatgcatgaAATAAAGAATAAGTTCCATTGGCACATCTGGTGAAGGTTATGTGCAAAAGTACAAATAGAAAATGATAAAGCGAAAGCAATTATGGACAAAggaaaacctttttttttctaatttcctAGAGATATTAAATGAAAACTAGTAAACTATTCTACATATAGATTAAATCATAAATCATGTTCAAGTATAATATTCTATTAACTATTATTTACATCGTTAATCTCTAATATAATTAGATGCGTTTAATATGAATTATATCAAAGAATTTTATACTAATTGTattctttatttataaaattaaattaagcgtcaaaattttttctcatttctctTGTGCACTAATTTAAGTGtaagtattttataattttgggattaatatatatataactgaTATGTGCAGAAAACAGAACTGTGTTGTAATTGAATAAATCTGTGTCCATGACAGTCACTAATGCTTAAATTAGTATTCTGAAAAATAACACGA
This region of Manihot esculenta cultivar AM560-2 chromosome 10, M.esculenta_v8, whole genome shotgun sequence genomic DNA includes:
- the LOC122724856 gene encoding uncharacterized protein LOC122724856 translates to MAKPGIAKTNKLILREARRIQHHATILLTIGRHYYHHRLPAEESRNSIDEAKTKDQSCWIPHPRTGIYMPKGHERVMEDVPEGAALFDQTSWLRNVDGVDRHHPDVPTDYYLPKHYN